The following proteins are co-located in the Solanum pennellii chromosome 8, SPENNV200 genome:
- the LOC107028655 gene encoding importin subunit alpha-2-like, with protein MSLRPNARTEVRRNRYKVAVDAEEGRRRREDNMVEIRKNKREENLQKKRREGLQANQQFSVPVQATVEKKLENLPAMVAGVWTEDGNLQLEATTQFRKLLSIERSPPIEEVIQAGVVPRFVQFLIRDDFPQLQFEAAWALTNIASGTSEHTKVVIESGAVPIFVKLLSSPSDDVREQAVWALGNVAGDSPKCRDLVLNCGALLPLLSQLNPNAKLSMLRNATWTLSNFCRGKPQPAFDQTKPALPALQQLIHSTDEEVLTDACWALSYLSDGTNDKIQAVIDSGVCPRLVELLLHPSPSVLIPALRTVGNIVTGDDMQTQCIIGHQALPCLLNLLSGSHKKSIKKEACWTISNITAGNREQIQCVVDAGIIGPLVNLLQNAEFEIKKEAAWAISNATSGGSHEQIKYLVSQGCIKPLCDLLICPDPRIVTVCLEGLENILKVGEAEKSLGRTSDINLYAQLIDDAEGLEKIENLQSHDNQEIYEKAVKILETYWLEEDDETMPPGDAAQQGFQFGGGEVSVPSGGFSFN; from the exons ATGTCGTTGAGGCCGAACGCCAGAACCGAGGTTCGCCGGAACCGTTACAAAGTTGCCGTTGATGCCGAGGAAGGTCGCCGGAGAAGAGAGGATAATATGGTTGAGATTCGTAAGAATAAGAGAGAGGAGAACTTGCAGAAGAAGCGACGTGAAGGCCTTCAAGCTAATCAGCAATTTTCTGTTCCTGTTCAGGCCACTGTCGAAAAGAAG CTCGAGAATTTACCAGCAATGGTTGCCGGTGTTTGGACTGAAGATGGCAATCTTCAGCTTGAAGCTACTACTCAGTTTCGAAAACTGCTTTCCATAG AAAGGAGTCCCCCAATTGAGGAGGTAATTCAAGCAGGTGTTGTTCCTCGGTTTGTTCAATTTCTTATAAGGGATGACTTTCCACAACTTCAG tttGAGGCAGCATGGGCTCTCACAAATATTGCTTCGGGGACATCTGAACATACCAAGGTGGTGATTGAATCTGGTGCAGTCCCAATTTTTGTGAAACTTCTTAGTTCTCCAAGTGATGATGTGCGAGAGCAG GCTGTTTGGGCTCTTGGAAATGTTGCTGGTGATTCCCCAAAATGCCGTGATCTTGTCCTTAACTGTGGAGCTTTGCTTCCCTTGCTGTCTCAGCTGAATCCAAATGCCAAGCTCTCTATGTTGAGAAATGCAACCTGGACACTTTCAAATTTCTGCAGAGGCAAACCACAGCCTGCTTTTGATCAG ACGAAGCCTGCACTTCCAGCTCTTCAACAACTAATTCATTCAACCGATGAAGAAGTTTTGACTGATGCTTGCTGGGCACTTTCATATCTCTCTGATGGTACAAATGATAAAATTCAAGCTGTTATTGATTCTGGAGTATGCCCACGATTAGTCGAGTTATTACT TCACCCATCTCCATCGGTTTTGATTCCTGCTCTTCGGACTGTTGGGAATATTGTGACAGGAGATGATATGCAAACTCAG tgTATCATCGGCCATCAGGCTTTGCCCTGTCTTTTGAACTTGTTGAGTGGTAGTCACAAGAAGAGTATTAAGAAGGAAGCTTGCTGGACAATTTCTAACATCACGGCTGGCAACCGGGAGCAAATTCAG TGTGTGGTTGACGCTGGTATTATAGGTCCCCTTGTTAATTTGCTACAAAATGCGgagtttgaaataaaaaaggagGCTGCATGGGCAATTTCAAATGCCACATCTGGTGGTTCACATGAGCAGATCAA GTACCTTGTTAGTCAAGGTTGTATCAAACCATTGTGTGATCTTCTCATTTGTCCTGACCCAAGGATTGTCACAGTTTGTCTTGAAGggcttgaaaatattttgaaggttgGGGAAGCTGAGAAGAGTTTGGGCCGGACATCAGATATAAATCTTTATGCTCAGCTGATTGATGATGCTGAAGGTTTAGAAAAAATTGAGAATCTTCAAAGCCATGACAATCAAGAGATCTATGAAAAGGCAGTTAAGATTCTTGAGACGTACTGGTTGGAAGAAGATGACGAGACCATGCCACCTGGTGATGCAGCCCAACAAGGTTTTCAGTTTGGAGGTGGTGAGGTTTCTGTGCCCTCTGGAGGATTCAGCTTCAACTAA
- the LOC114078343 gene encoding uncharacterized protein LOC114078343: MKKGFQQGCRRCIGLDGCFLKGICRGQLLVAVAKDANNQMYPIAWAVIDTESKLTWKWFMTILKDDLNLGNGSQLTIISDMQKGLIAAVDELFPECEHRMCARHILANWSQNFRGLERRKKFWACARSTFEAQFKYNINALSKLGIGIVESLIKYNKETWCKAFIQTFSKCDSIDNNMAESFNSWILGPRNKTIVTMLEEIRVKVMSRVSKSRAFAETWTDGISPMAMMVFNTNVTRSMQCNIEWNGDVGFEVLEGVYKHTVNLGQQKCSCRSWELKGIPCAHGIAAMNHLNMDASQAISSWYRKDTYMKTYSHFIQPVPNMEMWPESRNPMVEPPEARQMPGRPPKNRRREIGEVRKAGKLPRMGTVMTCSLCKGPNHNKRNCPKNPKPKSTPTPTQESTTGKKRGRGHYERTSTSKTGTRRGAGSGYKKRPKVVGQGVFVADTGYTCINQGLSSRRRVNTGVVSSAHVTGDIGFKPTKGLKWKGKQAMTQRQLQVESVVRRIQTRSKADGIQTRSQAKGKSLSKKTS, from the exons atgaaaaagggttttcaacaaGGATGCAGAAGATGTATAGGGCTAGATGGGTGTTTTCTAAAGGGAATTTGCAGGGGTCAACTTTTGGTAGCTGTTGCTAAAGATGCAAACAACCAAATGTATCCAATAGCATGGGCAGTCATTGATACTGAAAGCAAGTTGACATGGAAATGGTTCATGACCATTCTGAAAGATGATCTTAATCTAGGAAATGGTTCCCAGCTAACTATCATTAGTGATATGCAAAAG GGACTAATAGCTGCTGTAGATGAACTATTTCCAGAATGTGAGCACAGAATGTGTGCTAGACACATATTAGCAAATTGGTCACAAAACTTCAGAGGCttagagagaagaaagaaattttGGGCTTGTGCTAGATCAACATTTGAGGCACAATTTAAGTACAATATAAATGCCCTGTCCAAGCTGGGAATAGGTATTGTTGAATCCCTTATCAAATACAACAAGGAGACATGGTGTAAAGCTTTtattcaaacattttcaaagtGTGATAGCATAGATAACAACATGGCAGAGAGTTTCAATTCTTGGATCTTGGGACCTAGGAACAAGACCATTGTAACTATGTTGGAAGAAATTAGAGTTAAGGTGATGAGTAGAGTGAGTAAGTCAAGAGCATTTGCTGAAACATGGACAGATGGAATAtctccaatggcaatgatggtatTCAATACAAATGTAACAAGATCAATGCAGTGCAACATTGAATGGAATGGTGATGTTGGATTTGAAGTGTTAGAAGGGGTATACAAGCATACTGTGAACTTGGGTCAACAAAAATGTAGTTGCAGATCATGGGAATTAAAAGGTATCCCATGTGCACATGGTATAGCAGCAATGAACCACTTGAACATGGATGCATCACAAGCAATATCTAGTTGGTATAGAAAAGACACATATATGAAGACATATTCTCATTTCATTCAACCAGTCCCAAACATGGAAATGTGGCCTGAAAGTAGAAACCCAATGGTTGAACCACCTGAGGCAAGACAAATGCCTGGTAGGCCACCAAAGaacagaagaagagaaattggtgAAGTGAGAAAAGCTGGAAAGTTGCCAAGAATGGGGACAGTAATGACATGTTCACTTTGCAAAGGACCAAATCATAACAAGAGAAATTGtccaaaaaatcctaaacctaagTCTACACCAACACCCACTCAAGAG TCCACCACTGGAAAAAAGAGGGGTAGAGGTCATTATGAAAGAACAAGCACCAGTAAGACTGGTACAAGAAGAGGTGCAGGAAGTGGTTACAAGAAGAGGCCTAAAGTTGTTGGACAAGGTGTATTTGTTGCTGATACTGGATATACGTGTATTAAT CAAGGATTGTCTAGCAGAAGGAGGGTTAATACTGGTGTGGTGAGTTCTGCACATGTGACAGGTGATATTGGTTTTAAACCTACCAAGGGACTGAAGTGGAAAGGCAAACAGGCCATGACTCAAAGACAACTTCAAGTCGAAAGTGTTGTGCGTCGTATTCAAACCAGATCAAAAGCTGATGGCATTCAAACAAGGTCACAAGCCAAAGGAAAATCACTCTCAAAGAAAACTTCTTAG